One Natator depressus isolate rNatDep1 chromosome 6, rNatDep2.hap1, whole genome shotgun sequence DNA window includes the following coding sequences:
- the ISCA2 gene encoding iron-sulfur cluster assembly 2 homolog, mitochondrial isoform X2, with translation MRRCSRDSLVPGARPRVGSSSLSPTLLRLVRTPPCSSQNGVHVPSIRVQWASSSSKPGHPVSDSSEGHIYLTNSCVKRLLEIIEGSEFLRLQVEGGGCSGFQYKFSLDTVINPDDRVFEQSGARVVVDVDSLAFVKGAMVDFSQELIRNSFQVVSNPQAEQGCSCGTSFSVKL, from the exons ATGCGCAGGTGCTCCAGGGACTCGCTGGTGCCCGGTGCCCGGCCACGAGTTGGCAGCAG CAGCCTTTCTCCTACTTTGCTGCGCCTAGTAAGAACACCACCCTGTTCTTCTCAGAATGGAGTCCATGTACCAAGCATCAGGGTGCAGTGGGCATCATCCTCTTCTAAGCCAGGGCATCCAGTGTCTGACTCTAGCGAGGGACATATCTACCTCACCAACAGCTGTGTGAAG AGGCTGCTGGAGATTATAGAAGGGTCTGAGTTTCTCAGGCTGCAAGTGGAGGGAGGTGGCTGCTCTGGATTCCAGTACAAGTTTTCTTTGGACACAGTTATCAATCCTGATGACAG GGTGTTTGAACAAAGTGGTGCTCGTGTTGTTGTGGATGTGGACAGCCTGGCCTTTGTGAAAGGTGCAATGGTGGATTTCAGCCAGGAGCTGATCCGCAACTCATTCCAGGTGGTGAGCAATCcacaggctgagcagggctgctCGTGTGGGACATCCTTCTCTGTCAAACTCTGA
- the ISCA2 gene encoding iron-sulfur cluster assembly 2 homolog, mitochondrial isoform X1, translating to MAALGVLLSCLRRLRPGARCSSLSPTLLRLVRTPPCSSQNGVHVPSIRVQWASSSSKPGHPVSDSSEGHIYLTNSCVKRLLEIIEGSEFLRLQVEGGGCSGFQYKFSLDTVINPDDRVFEQSGARVVVDVDSLAFVKGAMVDFSQELIRNSFQVVSNPQAEQGCSCGTSFSVKL from the exons ATGGCGGCGTTGGGGGTGCTGCTGAGCTGTCTGCGGAGGCTGCGTCCCGGCGCTCGGTGCAG CAGCCTTTCTCCTACTTTGCTGCGCCTAGTAAGAACACCACCCTGTTCTTCTCAGAATGGAGTCCATGTACCAAGCATCAGGGTGCAGTGGGCATCATCCTCTTCTAAGCCAGGGCATCCAGTGTCTGACTCTAGCGAGGGACATATCTACCTCACCAACAGCTGTGTGAAG AGGCTGCTGGAGATTATAGAAGGGTCTGAGTTTCTCAGGCTGCAAGTGGAGGGAGGTGGCTGCTCTGGATTCCAGTACAAGTTTTCTTTGGACACAGTTATCAATCCTGATGACAG GGTGTTTGAACAAAGTGGTGCTCGTGTTGTTGTGGATGTGGACAGCCTGGCCTTTGTGAAAGGTGCAATGGTGGATTTCAGCCAGGAGCTGATCCGCAACTCATTCCAGGTGGTGAGCAATCcacaggctgagcagggctgctCGTGTGGGACATCCTTCTCTGTCAAACTCTGA